One Aspergillus oryzae RIB40 DNA, chromosome 2 genomic window carries:
- a CDS encoding amidohydrolase family protein (predicted protein), whose amino-acid sequence MGSITTEHKSSFPKKPVPSGAWDTHHHIFEPDRFPFAEGRHFTPARASLEDLQKFEKSIGVDHVCIAHGLSYGPDCKSLLYYLKQFQGQARGICVLDLDTVSNELLDEYHAAGVRSVRLDFFRHKAMDNVQIQAELMEATAQRLAKWGKPGWSIQIQQPHLEFWPRLRDVVDRSPVPVVVDHCALIAGSSYRVNDYVTNIQDGSYLAEGERIDLAALCETLRNGNLWMKISAPYRCSNLAPGYDDLRWLVRRFVDANPRRVVWGSDWPHTQRHKDRVGKSSSSEEAFLQIDDKAWIESLSKWMSEDEWQLLWVENPATLYDYHE is encoded by the coding sequence ATGGGCAGCATAACCACCGAGCACAAGAGCAGCTTCCCAAAGAAGCCCGTCCCATCAGGTGCATGGGACACCCATCACCATATCTTCGAGCCGGACCGCTTCCCCTTCGCAGAAGGTCGACACTTCACACCAGCACGCGCCTCGCTAGAGGATTTGCAGAAGTTCGAAAAGTCAATCGGAGTCGATCATGTCTGTATTGCCCACGGCCTCTCCTACGGACCTGACTGCAAGTCCCTTCTCTACTACCTGAAACAATTTCAGGGCCAGGCACGGGGAATTTGCGTGTTAGACTTGGACACTGTTTCAAATGAGCTTCTAGACGAATATCACGCGGCGGGTGTGCGCTCAGTTCGGCTCGACTTTTTCCGCCACAAGGCCATGGACAACGTCCAGATTCAAGCGGAGTTGATGGAAGCTACGGCCCAACGGCTGGCAAAATGGGGAAAGCCAGGATGGAGCATTCAGATTCAGCAACCCCATCTTGAGTTCTGGCCTCGTCTACGAGACGTGGTGGACAGGTCTCCGGTGCCGGTTGTGGTGGATCATTGTGCCTTGATTGCTGGTAGTAGCTACCGAGTCAATGACTATGTCACCAATATACAGGATGGTTCCTATCTAGCAGAAGGTGAACGTATTGATCTTGCAGCGCTTTGTGAGACACTCCGAAACGGTAATCTATGGATGAAGATCTCCGCTCCTTACCGATGTTCAAATCTGGCGCCAGGCTATGATGACCTCCGGTGGTTGGTGAGGCGTTTTGTGGATGCTAACCCGAGGCGAGTGGTTTGGGGAAGCGATTGGCCCCACACACAGCGACATAAGGATCGGGTCGGTAAAAGCTCGAGTAGTGAGGAGGCTTTTCTTCAGATTGACGATAAGGCCTGGATTGAGTCTTTGAGCAAGTGGATGTCGGAGGATGAATGGCAGCTTTTGTGGGTGGAAAACCCGGCTACGCTATATGATTATCATGAATAG
- a CDS encoding isocitrate/isopropylmalate dehydrogenase family protein (isocitrate/isopropylmalate dehydrogenase) produces MRIGVLKGNGIGPEITAATIRVIEATGIQPEWDFIPIADEAVRLYGHALPPQVIQRIKDVKFCIKAPLLAEKLHGRISCTQTDGSVVTYPSINNAIRRELNLFVNPRPIRGYVGISGRHEKMDMVIMREITEDTYIGWEKPLEDGAAAEAIKRVTRSASWKVSQYAFEYARKHGRKKVSCLHKANVLHETDGLFLRTFQEVARLYPDIVGDDMMIDAACYSVVRDPCWFDVVVTVNQYGDIFSDLAAGLAGSLGLAPGANIGDSASTFEAAHGAAPDIAGTGAANPIALILSGAELLAHAGYGKGSEAIREAVTRVIEAGRTLTPDLGGRSTTEQVADAISVEVRAILGH; encoded by the coding sequence ATGCGAATTGGAGTTCTCAAAGGCAACGGAATCGGGCCCGAGATCACAGCGGCCACTATCCGCGTCATTGAAGCAACTGGCATCCAGCCAGAATGGGACTTCATCCCTATCGCAGATGAGGCGGTTAGGCTGTATGGACATGCTTTGCCACCTCAAGTCATTCAACGCATAAAGGACGTGAAATTTTGTATCAAAGCTCCACTGCTAGCAGAAAAGCTTCATGGCCGTATCAGTTGTACGCAGACGGATGGCTCCGTGGTGACATATCCCTCAATCAATAATGCCATCCGGCGGGAGTTGAACTTATTCGTCAATCCGCGACCGATTAGAGGATATGTGGGTATCTCTGGGCGTCatgagaagatggatatGGTCATCATGCGCGAGATCACTGAAGATACCTATATCGGGTGGGAAAAACCACTCGAGGATGGTGCAGCAGCCGAAGCGATCAAACGGGTGACCCGGAGTGCGTCATGGAAGGTGTCTCAATATGCATTTGAATATGCACGGAAGCATGGTCGAAAGAAGGTCTCATGCTTGCACAAGGCAAATGTCCTCCATGAAACGGATGGACTTTTCCTACGGACGTTTCAAGAAGTTGCTCGGCTTTACCCCGATATTGTGGGTGATGATATGATGATCGATGCCGCTTGTTATTCTGTCGTTCGCGATCCTTGTTGGTTTGATGTTGTGGTCACTGTAAATCAATATGGTGATATTTTCTCTGATCTGGCTGCTGGGTTGGCAGGGTCACTTGGTCTGGCTCCTGGTGCGAATATAGGTGATAGTGCTTCGACCTTTGAAGCTGCACATGGGGCTGCACCCGATATTGCGGGAACAGGGGCAGCTAATCCTATTGCACTGATTCTATCAGGGGCAGAACTACTGGCTCATGCTGGGTACGGGAAAGGATCTGAGGCGATACGGGAGGCAGTTACTCGAGTGATTGAAGCTGGAAGGACCTTGACTCCAGATCTAGGAGGACGCTCTACGACAGAGCAGGTAGCGGATGCTATTTCAGTGGAGGTCAGGGCAATCCTTGGACATTGA